Proteins encoded within one genomic window of Mauremys mutica isolate MM-2020 ecotype Southern chromosome 11, ASM2049712v1, whole genome shotgun sequence:
- the LCTL gene encoding lactase-like protein, giving the protein MNETADSSCEGYYKVKDDIQLLKELKVNHYLISISWPRIMPTGIKKEQVNEKGIKFYNDTINSLLENKIIPIVTLYHWDLPQVLQEKYGGWQNISMISYFNDYANLCFEKFGDRVKYWITFNNPWAVAEEGYETGEHAPGLKLSGIGAYKAAHHIIKTHAKVWHSYNKTWRSKQQGMVGISLTSAWGEPVDLTSQKDIEAAERYVQFYLGWFANPIYSGDYPEVMKNYVGKKSVQQGLGTSRLPTFSVQEKSYIKGTSDFLGLSHFTTRYIIQKNYSALRGPSYHNDRDLVELVDPKWPNPGSKWLYSVPWGFRRLLNFIKTQYGNPLIYVTENGVSEKLQCIQLCDEWRIEYLKGYINEMLKDPLTTHMEMVTEIVVPTVFTLCILISAILLMFLLRKHN; this is encoded by the exons ATGAATGAAACAGCAGATTCATCATGTGAAGGCTACTACAAAGTTAAG GATGATATTCAGTTACTGAAGGAGTTGAAAGTTAATCATTACCTGATTTCTATTTCATGGCCTCGTATTATGCCCACTGGTATTAAAA AAGAACAGGTGAATGAAAAGGGGATAAAGTTCTATAATGATACAATTAATAGTCTTTTGGAGAACAAGATTATCCCTATTGTGACCCTCTACCACTGGGATCTTCCACAG GTGCTCCAAGAAAAGTATGGTGGGTGGCAGAATATAAGCATGATAAGTTATTTTAATGATTATGCAAATCTATGTTTCGAGAAGTTTGGCGATCGTGTGAAATACTGGATTACTTTTAATAACCCTTGG GCGGTTGCTGAAGAGGGCTATGAGACAGGAGAACATGCACCAGGACTGAAGCTCAGCGGAATAGGGGCATACAAAGCAGCACATCATATAATTAAA ACTCATGCAAAGGTCTGGCATTCTTATAATAAGACGTGGCGTAGCAAGCAACAAG GTATGGTTGGAATTTCTCTAACTAGTGCCTGGGGTGAACCTGTTGATCTAACTAGCCAGAAGGACATTGAAGCTGCTGAAAGATACGTACAGTTTTACTTGGGATGGTTTGCAAATCCTATTTACAGTGGAGACTATCCTGAGGTTATGAAGAATTATGTAG GTAAAAAGAGTGTTCAACAAGGCCTGGGTACATCAAGATTACCAACCTTCTCAGTGCAAGAGAAAAGCTACATTAAGGGTACATCTGATTTCCTGGGATTAAGTCATTTTACCACTCGTTACATTATACAGAAAAATTATTCCGCTCTCAGAGGGCCCAGTTACCACAATGATCGTGACTTGGTAGAACTAGTTGATCCAAAGTGGCCAAATCCAGGATCTAAATGGCTATATTCTGTGCCCTGGGGATTTAGAAGGTTACTCAACTTCATTAAG ACACAATATGGGAATCCTCTCATTTACGTAACAGAGAATGGAGTTTCAGAAAAGCTGCAGTGTATTCAGTTGTGTGATGAATGGAGAATTGAATATCTGAAAGGGTATATTAATGAGATGCTAAAAG ATCCCTTGACTACTCACATGGAAATGGTGACTGAGATTGTTGTACCAACGGTGTTCACACTCTGCATTCTTATCAGTGCCATTCTATTAATGTTCCTCCTTCGGAAGCACAACTAA